In the Shewanella sp. OMA3-2 genome, one interval contains:
- the carB gene encoding carbamoyl-phosphate synthase large subunit: protein MPKRTDIKSILILGAGPIVIGQACEFDYSGAQACKALREEGYRVILVNSNPATIMTDPDMADATYIEPIHWEVVRNIIAKERPDAILPTMGGQTALNCALQLEAKGVLKEFNVEMIGATADAIDKAEDRSRFDKAMKSIGLDCPRAGIAHNMDEAYGVLDMVGFPCIIRPSFTMGGSGGGIAYNKEEFEEICSQGLDLSPTNELLIDESLIGWKEYEMEVVRDRNDNCIIVCAIENFDPMGVHTGDSITVAPAQTLTDKEYQLMRNASLAVLREIGVETGGSNVQFGICPNTGRMVIIEMNPRVSRSSALASKATGFPIAKIAAKLAVGYTLDELSNDITGGKTPASFEPAIDYVVTKIPRFNFEKFAGANDRLTTQMKSVGEVMAIGRTFQESLQKALRGLEVGRNGFDSIVDFTSTEGMQRIRHELKEPGCDRIWYIADAFRAGLSRDDIFALTNIDHWFLIQIEDLIAQEAKVAELGMSGLEQNYLRQLKRKGFSDLRLADVLGVSESEIRKLRHRHEIHPVYKRVDTCAAEFSTDTAYMYSTYEEECEANPSNRDKIMILGGGPNRIGQGIEFDYCCVHAALALREDGYETIMVNCNPETVSTDYDTSDRLYFEPVTLEDVLEIVRIEKPKGVIVQYGGQTPLKLARELEAAGVPIIGTSPDAIDRAEDRERFQQAIQRLNMKQPENATVTTVESAVIEAEKIGYPLVVRPSYVLGGRAMEIVYDKQDLLRYFNEAVKVSNASPVLLDHFLDDAIEVDIDAVCDGETVVVGAIMEHIEQAGVHSGDSGCSLPPYSLSAEIQARMREQVSKLAFELGVIGLMNVQFAVKDNEIYMIEVNPRAARTVPFVSKATGVPLAKIAARVMAGQSLKSQNFTKEVIPPFYSVKEVVLPFNKFPGVDPLLGPEMRSTGEVMGVGETFAEAYAKAQLGATSEVPKSGRALISVRNSDKKRVAALAAKLIELGYEIDATHGTAVVLGEAGINPRLVNKVHEGRPHILDRIKNDEYTYIINTTEGRQAIEDSRQIRRGALRYKVNYTTTLNAAFATCLAHAADDRTNVNSLQELHKRITG from the coding sequence ATGCCAAAACGTACCGATATAAAAAGTATTCTTATCCTAGGTGCCGGTCCAATTGTAATTGGTCAGGCGTGTGAATTTGATTATTCAGGTGCTCAAGCCTGTAAAGCCCTTCGTGAAGAAGGTTACCGCGTCATTCTGGTTAACTCTAATCCAGCAACCATTATGACCGACCCTGACATGGCCGATGCCACTTATATCGAGCCAATTCACTGGGAAGTAGTACGCAACATTATTGCTAAAGAACGTCCAGATGCCATTCTACCGACTATGGGTGGACAAACGGCACTGAACTGCGCGCTGCAACTTGAAGCTAAAGGCGTACTAAAAGAATTTAACGTTGAAATGATTGGCGCGACAGCAGACGCAATTGATAAAGCTGAAGACCGTAGCCGTTTCGACAAAGCGATGAAATCCATTGGTTTAGACTGCCCACGTGCGGGTATTGCTCATAATATGGATGAAGCGTATGGCGTATTAGATATGGTGGGCTTCCCCTGTATTATTCGCCCGTCTTTCACCATGGGTGGCAGCGGCGGTGGTATTGCCTACAACAAAGAAGAGTTTGAAGAGATTTGTTCTCAAGGCTTAGACTTGTCGCCAACTAACGAATTATTGATTGATGAATCATTAATTGGTTGGAAAGAATATGAAATGGAAGTGGTTCGTGACCGCAACGATAACTGTATTATCGTCTGTGCTATCGAAAACTTTGACCCAATGGGTGTGCACACAGGTGACTCAATTACCGTCGCTCCTGCACAAACCTTAACCGACAAAGAATATCAATTAATGCGTAACGCTTCTTTAGCGGTACTGCGTGAAATTGGTGTTGAAACCGGTGGTTCAAACGTACAGTTTGGTATTTGTCCTAATACTGGCCGTATGGTTATTATTGAGATGAACCCACGCGTATCACGTTCATCAGCACTAGCCTCTAAAGCAACTGGTTTTCCGATTGCCAAAATCGCGGCTAAATTGGCTGTAGGTTACACATTAGATGAGCTCAGTAACGATATTACCGGTGGTAAAACACCTGCATCGTTCGAGCCTGCTATCGACTATGTTGTGACCAAAATCCCCCGTTTTAACTTTGAAAAGTTTGCTGGTGCTAATGATCGCTTAACCACGCAAATGAAGTCGGTTGGTGAAGTAATGGCAATCGGCCGTACTTTCCAAGAGTCATTGCAAAAAGCGTTACGCGGTCTTGAAGTAGGCCGTAACGGTTTCGACTCTATTGTTGATTTTACCTCTACTGAAGGTATGCAGCGCATTCGTCATGAGTTGAAAGAGCCTGGTTGTGACCGTATTTGGTACATAGCAGATGCATTCCGTGCAGGTTTAAGCCGTGATGATATTTTTGCATTAACCAACATTGACCATTGGTTCTTGATTCAAATCGAAGATTTGATCGCCCAAGAAGCTAAAGTGGCTGAGCTAGGCATGTCAGGTTTAGAGCAAAACTACTTACGCCAATTAAAGCGTAAAGGTTTCTCTGATTTACGGTTAGCTGATGTACTTGGTGTGAGTGAAAGCGAAATTCGTAAATTACGTCATCGCCATGAAATTCATCCGGTATACAAGCGTGTAGATACGTGTGCCGCTGAATTCTCAACTGACACCGCTTACATGTATTCAACGTATGAAGAAGAGTGTGAAGCTAATCCATCAAATCGTGACAAAATCATGATTCTGGGTGGCGGTCCAAACCGTATCGGCCAGGGTATTGAGTTCGATTACTGTTGTGTACACGCAGCATTAGCCTTACGTGAAGACGGTTATGAAACCATTATGGTTAACTGTAACCCTGAAACGGTATCAACCGACTACGATACTTCTGACCGTTTATACTTTGAGCCAGTAACACTAGAAGACGTGTTAGAAATCGTTCGTATCGAGAAGCCAAAAGGCGTTATCGTTCAGTACGGTGGCCAAACTCCGCTTAAATTAGCCCGTGAACTAGAAGCCGCTGGCGTACCTATTATTGGTACTAGCCCAGATGCGATTGACCGCGCTGAAGACCGTGAGCGTTTCCAGCAAGCTATTCAACGTTTAAACATGAAACAGCCAGAAAACGCCACCGTTACTACGGTTGAAAGTGCGGTAATTGAAGCTGAAAAAATTGGTTATCCGTTAGTGGTTCGTCCATCCTATGTATTAGGTGGTCGTGCGATGGAAATCGTTTACGACAAGCAAGATTTGCTACGCTACTTCAATGAAGCCGTTAAAGTGTCTAACGCATCACCAGTACTACTAGATCACTTCTTAGATGATGCGATTGAAGTGGATATTGATGCGGTATGCGACGGTGAAACTGTGGTTGTTGGCGCCATTATGGAACACATTGAGCAAGCAGGGGTTCACTCAGGTGACTCAGGTTGTTCATTACCGCCATATAGCTTAAGTGCTGAAATTCAAGCGCGCATGCGTGAGCAAGTATCAAAGCTTGCATTTGAATTAGGCGTTATTGGTTTAATGAACGTACAGTTTGCCGTGAAAGATAACGAAATCTATATGATTGAAGTTAACCCACGTGCAGCACGGACGGTACCTTTTGTATCAAAAGCGACCGGTGTACCATTAGCTAAAATTGCAGCACGCGTCATGGCCGGCCAAAGCTTAAAATCACAAAACTTTACTAAAGAAGTGATTCCACCATTTTACTCTGTAAAAGAAGTGGTATTGCCATTCAATAAATTCCCTGGCGTTGACCCTTTATTAGGGCCTGAAATGCGTTCGACAGGTGAAGTAATGGGTGTGGGTGAAACCTTTGCTGAAGCGTATGCTAAAGCGCAATTAGGTGCGACATCTGAAGTGCCTAAGTCTGGACGTGCACTTATCTCTGTTCGTAACAGTGATAAAAAGCGTGTTGCCGCATTAGCCGCTAAGTTAATTGAACTGGGTTACGAGATTGACGCAACACACGGTACCGCAGTGGTACTGGGTGAAGCAGGTATTAACCCTCGTTTAGTGAACAAGGTGCATGAAGGTCGTCCACACATTCTTGACCGTATTAAGAATGATGAATACACCTATATCATCAATACGACAGAAGGTCGCCAGGCAATTGAAGACTCACGTCAAATTCGTCGCGGTGCACTGCGTTATAAGGTGAATTACACCACAACATTGAATGCAGCATTTGCTACCTGTCTAGCACATGCAGCTGATGACCGCACCAATGTAAACTCGCTTCAAGAGTTACATAAGCGCATCACTGGCTAA
- the carA gene encoding glutamine-hydrolyzing carbamoyl-phosphate synthase small subunit → MEVALTQSALLVLEDGTVFSGTAIGATGISVGEVVFNTSMTGYQEILTDPSYSRQIVTLTYPHIGNTGTNDEDTESSAVHACGLIIRDLPLMASNFRNQQSLGDYLKANNVVGIADIDTRKLTRILREKGAQAGCIMVGDLDEAKALAQAKAFPGLKGMDLAKEVTTDKAYQWRNGSWKLEGGLPSDTPEKELKYKVVAYDYGVKRNILRMLVDRGCDVTVVPAQTPAADVLAMNPDGVFLSNGPGDPEPCDYAIKAIQQILKTEIPVFGICLGHQLLALASGAKTLKMKFGHHGANHPVSCIDKGNVMITSQNHGFAADETTLPANIKVTHKSLFDGSLQGIHLTDKPAFSFQGHPEASPGPTDAAPLFDHFIELIEQYRQHAK, encoded by the coding sequence CTGGAGGTCGCGTTGACACAGTCTGCCTTACTCGTACTCGAAGACGGAACCGTATTTTCTGGCACTGCAATTGGTGCAACAGGTATTTCAGTTGGTGAAGTGGTTTTTAACACTTCAATGACCGGATACCAAGAAATATTAACGGATCCATCATATTCACGCCAAATAGTCACTTTAACGTATCCGCATATCGGTAATACCGGTACTAATGATGAAGACACAGAATCAAGTGCAGTTCATGCTTGTGGTCTTATCATTCGCGATTTACCGTTAATGGCTAGTAACTTCCGTAATCAACAATCTTTAGGTGATTACCTAAAAGCGAATAACGTTGTTGGTATTGCGGATATCGATACCCGAAAATTAACCCGTATCCTGCGTGAAAAAGGCGCCCAAGCCGGTTGTATTATGGTGGGTGACCTGGACGAAGCAAAAGCGCTTGCACAAGCAAAAGCATTTCCTGGCTTAAAAGGCATGGATTTAGCCAAAGAAGTCACTACTGATAAAGCTTATCAATGGCGAAACGGTAGCTGGAAATTAGAAGGTGGTTTACCTTCTGATACCCCAGAGAAAGAATTGAAATATAAAGTTGTTGCCTATGATTACGGCGTAAAACGTAACATTTTACGCATGCTAGTTGACCGTGGTTGCGATGTCACCGTGGTGCCAGCACAAACCCCTGCAGCCGATGTCTTAGCCATGAACCCTGATGGCGTGTTTCTATCAAATGGTCCTGGCGACCCAGAGCCATGTGACTATGCCATTAAGGCTATCCAACAAATCCTAAAAACAGAGATTCCTGTATTTGGTATTTGTTTAGGCCACCAATTATTAGCATTAGCCTCAGGCGCTAAAACCTTAAAGATGAAATTTGGTCACCACGGTGCAAACCACCCAGTGAGCTGCATTGACAAAGGTAACGTGATGATCACCAGTCAAAACCATGGTTTTGCTGCGGATGAAACCACATTGCCGGCCAATATCAAAGTGACTCATAAGTCATTATTTGATGGTTCTTTACAAGGTATCCATTTAACCGACAAGCCTGCGTTTAGTTTTCAGGGTCACCCTGAAGCAAGCCCTGGCCCAACCGATGCTGCGCCTCTGTTCGATCATTTCATCGAACTTATTGAGCAATATCGTCAGCACGCTAAATAG
- the dapB gene encoding 4-hydroxy-tetrahydrodipicolinate reductase, with product MTAKVRVAVVGASGRMGRTLIESAKHQEVIRLGAAIERSGSSLIGVDAGELAGVGAMDVAITDSLDSVADNFDVLIDFTSPEASIIHLDWCARNRKAIVLGTTGFNHAQKELIGAYAEQTPVVFAPNMSVGVNLMWKLLELAAEVMGDYTDIEIIEGHHRFKKDAPSGTALKMGEVIANTLGRDLEKCAVYGREGITGERSRDTIGFSTIRAGDLVGEHTAMFADIGERLEITHKASSRMTFANGAMRAAYWLYDQNPGLYDMQQVLGLND from the coding sequence ATGACAGCAAAAGTAAGAGTCGCCGTTGTGGGTGCCAGTGGCCGTATGGGTCGCACATTAATTGAATCAGCGAAACATCAAGAAGTTATCCGTCTTGGCGCTGCAATAGAGCGTTCAGGGTCAAGCTTAATTGGTGTTGATGCGGGTGAACTTGCAGGCGTTGGTGCAATGGATGTTGCTATTACGGACTCATTGGACAGTGTGGCTGATAACTTTGATGTACTCATCGATTTCACTTCACCTGAAGCCTCAATTATCCACCTTGACTGGTGTGCGCGTAATCGCAAAGCCATTGTATTAGGTACAACTGGATTCAATCATGCTCAAAAAGAGCTTATTGGTGCATATGCAGAGCAAACCCCTGTGGTATTTGCGCCTAATATGTCAGTTGGCGTTAACTTAATGTGGAAGTTGTTAGAGCTTGCTGCAGAAGTGATGGGTGATTATACCGATATCGAGATTATTGAAGGTCATCACCGTTTTAAGAAAGATGCGCCTTCTGGCACAGCACTTAAAATGGGTGAAGTGATTGCTAATACCCTTGGACGTGATCTTGAAAAATGCGCTGTTTATGGCCGTGAAGGGATTACTGGTGAGCGTTCGCGTGACACCATTGGTTTCTCAACGATACGTGCAGGTGATTTAGTCGGTGAACACACCGCAATGTTTGCTGATATTGGTGAGCGTTTAGAAATAACTCATAAAGCATCAAGCCGAATGACATTCGCTAATGGCGCAATGCGTGCAGCTTATTGGCTATATGATCAAAATCCAGGTCTGTATGATATGCAGCAGGTCCTTGGACTAAATGATTAA
- a CDS encoding FKBP-type peptidyl-prolyl cis-trans isomerase, with the protein MSDVFSTMEQHASYGVGRQMGEQLAANPFEGIDISAVQAGLADAFSGKESQVSMEDLQTAFTEISRRLQAEQEAAAENATAEADAFLADNAKRDGVTVTESGLQYEVLVQGEGEKPTFDSTVRTHYHGTFINGDVFDSSVTRGQPAEFPVSGVIAGWTEALQLMPVGTKLKLFVPHHLAYGERGAGASIPPYTALVFEVELLDIL; encoded by the coding sequence ATGTCAGATGTGTTCAGCACAATGGAGCAGCATGCAAGTTATGGTGTAGGTCGTCAAATGGGTGAGCAACTAGCAGCTAATCCTTTTGAAGGAATTGATATCTCTGCTGTTCAAGCTGGTTTAGCGGATGCATTTTCAGGTAAAGAAAGCCAAGTGTCTATGGAAGACTTACAAACAGCTTTTACTGAAATTAGCCGTCGTTTACAAGCTGAACAAGAAGCCGCTGCAGAAAATGCAACTGCAGAAGCTGATGCATTTTTAGCTGATAATGCTAAGCGTGATGGCGTAACGGTAACTGAGTCTGGTCTTCAATATGAAGTACTAGTACAAGGCGAAGGCGAAAAGCCAACGTTTGACTCAACAGTACGTACTCATTACCACGGTACTTTCATCAATGGTGACGTGTTTGATAGTTCAGTGACTCGTGGACAACCTGCTGAGTTCCCTGTATCGGGTGTTATCGCTGGTTGGACTGAAGCATTACAACTTATGCCAGTAGGTACTAAGCTTAAGTTATTTGTGCCACATCACTTAGCTTATGGCGAGCGTGGTGCAGGTGCATCTATTCCTCCATATACAGCGTTAGTGTTTGAAGTCGAATTGTTAGACATTCTCTAA
- a CDS encoding M48 family metallopeptidase, which translates to MKQLILAVAISALLVGCVSTKSPTGRSQTLLFSDAQMQQMGAQSFETMKQDQKISQDKNKTAYVNCIAKRITAVLPDQNLQWEVVLFDSDQVNAFALPGGHIGVYTGLLNVATNQDQLATVMGHEVAHVLAQHGNEQVSRAQLTGLGMQAADAAIGATGIANKDLYMAGLGLGAKVGIILPFGRSQESEADIVGLELMAKAGFNPGQSISLWQNMAKAGGAQGPELLSTHPSHSTRIEDLQAAQTQVMPLYTQARKQSLAECKINGSK; encoded by the coding sequence ATGAAGCAATTAATACTTGCAGTCGCTATTTCAGCTTTATTGGTTGGATGTGTGAGTACAAAATCACCCACAGGTAGAAGCCAAACCTTACTATTTTCAGATGCACAAATGCAGCAAATGGGGGCGCAATCTTTTGAAACCATGAAGCAAGACCAAAAAATAAGCCAAGATAAAAACAAAACGGCTTATGTAAATTGTATTGCTAAGCGTATTACAGCTGTACTACCAGACCAAAACTTACAGTGGGAAGTGGTACTGTTTGACTCTGATCAAGTTAATGCTTTTGCATTACCTGGTGGGCATATTGGTGTGTATACCGGTTTATTAAATGTCGCTACCAACCAAGATCAGTTAGCGACAGTGATGGGTCACGAAGTGGCACACGTATTAGCACAGCACGGTAATGAGCAAGTTTCCCGCGCTCAGCTTACTGGACTGGGTATGCAAGCTGCCGATGCTGCAATTGGTGCCACGGGCATAGCCAATAAAGATTTATATATGGCTGGACTGGGTTTAGGGGCTAAAGTCGGCATTATATTGCCCTTTGGCCGTAGTCAAGAATCTGAGGCTGATATCGTTGGCCTTGAGCTAATGGCTAAAGCGGGTTTTAACCCAGGGCAAAGTATCAGCTTATGGCAAAATATGGCTAAAGCAGGTGGCGCGCAAGGGCCTGAACTATTGTCCACGCACCCGTCACACAGCACGCGTATTGAAGACTTACAAGCAGCGCAAACTCAAGTGATGCCGCTTTATACTCAAGCTAGAAAACAGTCTTTGGCTGAGTGTAAAATCAATGGCTCAAAATAG
- a CDS encoding DEAD/DEAH box helicase has translation MGFSLFSLNPKLVKSLPALVIEPSAVQRQAIPAILSGKDVLALAQTGSGKTYAFGLPILHRIAALQSDLSELSQQASSILAVVIAPTRELAAQVCQNLTPLAQAVNLRVDVLCGGEDIAPQVERLTYPAEVVVATPGRLLALAQQGVIQFELLQYLVFDEADRLLDMGFIADINALLALMPKRQTLMFSATMPVTLDKLVKTVLSPSAIRLEANAVNRAVEEINQTIYHVNKGSKAKVLIEQIKSHQWSQVLVFVNAKDDVDALCKKLLKAGINTAALHGDKEQALRSQTLNDFKAQKLNVLVATDVIARGIHIDALPVVINFDLPSQAAVYVHRIGRTARAGLSGVALSLVSHLELVSLEAIRQLTGQVLPLTTLADFPVTDQATNATSKRAPRDKQANRRTANKRSINDFSKRKPTQ, from the coding sequence ATGGGTTTTTCATTATTTTCGCTCAATCCTAAGCTTGTTAAATCATTGCCCGCGTTGGTGATTGAACCTAGCGCAGTGCAAAGACAGGCTATTCCTGCTATTTTGAGCGGAAAAGATGTTTTGGCATTGGCGCAAACCGGCAGTGGTAAAACCTATGCTTTTGGTTTGCCCATATTGCATCGCATAGCGGCATTGCAAAGTGATTTATCAGAGCTTAGTCAGCAAGCATCAAGTATTTTAGCCGTGGTTATTGCACCAACGAGGGAGTTAGCAGCGCAAGTTTGTCAAAACTTAACTCCACTAGCGCAAGCCGTCAACTTACGCGTGGATGTATTATGTGGTGGTGAAGATATAGCCCCGCAAGTTGAGCGACTGACTTATCCCGCAGAGGTTGTTGTTGCCACACCGGGGCGCTTATTAGCGTTAGCACAACAAGGTGTTATTCAATTTGAGCTGCTACAATATTTAGTGTTTGACGAAGCCGACAGATTATTAGATATGGGCTTTATTGCTGATATTAATGCACTGCTGGCACTCATGCCTAAAAGGCAAACGTTAATGTTTTCTGCGACTATGCCAGTCACGTTAGATAAATTGGTAAAGACGGTATTGTCACCTTCAGCAATACGCTTAGAAGCCAATGCCGTTAATCGTGCGGTAGAAGAGATTAATCAAACGATTTATCACGTCAATAAAGGCAGTAAAGCCAAAGTACTAATAGAACAGATTAAGTCGCACCAATGGTCGCAGGTTTTAGTATTTGTGAATGCAAAAGATGATGTCGATGCTCTGTGTAAAAAACTACTCAAAGCGGGCATTAACACAGCAGCACTGCATGGTGATAAAGAACAAGCACTGCGCAGCCAAACCTTGAATGATTTTAAAGCGCAAAAACTGAACGTATTAGTGGCAACAGATGTTATTGCCCGCGGCATTCATATTGATGCTTTGCCCGTGGTCATCAATTTTGATTTACCTAGTCAAGCGGCTGTATATGTTCATCGCATTGGGCGCACCGCAAGGGCTGGGTTAAGTGGTGTCGCTTTATCTTTGGTCAGCCATTTAGAATTAGTCAGTTTAGAGGCTATTCGGCAATTAACAGGTCAAGTATTGCCGTTAACCACACTGGCAGATTTTCCGGTAACCGACCAGGCGACAAATGCAACTAGTAAACGTGCTCCTCGGGATAAGCAAGCCAATCGTCGTACTGCAAATAAGCGCAGTATTAATGATTTTTCTAAACGAAAACCGACACAATAA
- the dnaJ gene encoding molecular chaperone DnaJ: MSKRDYYEVLGVSRDVSEREIKKAYKRLAMKFHPDRNPGDKAAEASFKEVKEAYEILTDSDKKAAYDQFGHAGVDPNRGGGHGGQGDFGDIFGDVFGDIFGGGRRGGGQRQAARGSDLRYNLELSLEEAVRGLTKELRIPTLAACDLCDGSGAKAGTKATTCGTCHGQGQVQMRQGFFAVQQACPTCHGRGKIIKDPCSKCHGEGRVEKSKTLSVKIPAGVDTGDRIRLTGEGEAGEFGAPPGDLYVQVSVREHNIFTRDANNLYCEVPISFSKAALGGEIEVPTLDGKVSLKIPTETQTGRMFRLRGKGVKSVRSHAVGDLLCKVVMETPVNLNDKQKELLREFEATLTGESKKHSPKAEGFFDGVKKFFQDLNS, from the coding sequence ATGTCAAAGCGTGATTATTACGAGGTTCTTGGTGTCAGTCGTGATGTCAGTGAACGTGAAATTAAAAAAGCCTACAAGCGTTTAGCGATGAAATTTCACCCTGATCGCAATCCAGGTGATAAAGCCGCAGAAGCAAGCTTTAAAGAAGTTAAAGAAGCCTACGAAATTTTAACCGACAGCGACAAAAAAGCCGCTTATGATCAATTTGGTCATGCTGGCGTTGATCCTAACCGTGGCGGTGGTCATGGTGGTCAAGGAGACTTTGGCGATATTTTCGGTGATGTATTTGGTGATATCTTCGGCGGTGGACGCCGTGGCGGTGGCCAGCGCCAAGCTGCGCGTGGCAGTGACTTACGTTACAACCTAGAATTATCGCTTGAAGAAGCTGTGCGTGGATTAACCAAAGAGTTACGCATTCCTACATTAGCCGCTTGCGACTTATGTGATGGCAGCGGTGCTAAAGCTGGCACCAAGGCAACCACATGTGGTACTTGTCATGGTCAAGGCCAAGTACAAATGCGTCAAGGCTTCTTTGCGGTTCAACAGGCGTGTCCAACCTGTCATGGTCGTGGAAAAATCATTAAAGACCCTTGTAGCAAGTGTCATGGTGAAGGCCGTGTTGAGAAAAGCAAAACATTGTCGGTTAAGATCCCTGCTGGTGTTGATACAGGTGACAGAATTCGCTTAACCGGTGAAGGTGAAGCGGGCGAGTTTGGTGCGCCTCCAGGTGATTTATATGTTCAGGTGAGTGTACGTGAACATAATATTTTCACCCGTGATGCCAATAACCTTTACTGTGAAGTGCCTATTTCATTCAGCAAAGCTGCCTTAGGTGGTGAGATTGAAGTGCCAACCTTAGATGGTAAAGTTAGCCTGAAAATTCCAACAGAAACTCAAACGGGCCGCATGTTCCGTTTACGTGGCAAAGGTGTTAAGTCGGTACGTAGCCATGCAGTAGGTGATTTACTGTGTAAAGTGGTCATGGAAACACCGGTTAACTTAAACGATAAGCAAAAAGAGTTATTGCGCGAATTTGAAGCAACCTTAACAGGCGAGTCAAAAAAACACAGCCCAAAAGCGGAAGGTTTTTTTGATGGCGTGAAAAAGTTCTTTCAAGACTTGAACAGCTAG